One segment of Neodiprion fabricii isolate iyNeoFabr1 chromosome 1, iyNeoFabr1.1, whole genome shotgun sequence DNA contains the following:
- the LOC124174429 gene encoding N6-adenosine-methyltransferase non-catalytic subunit produces the protein MLQTLRERSKKRKKLLAQTLGVSSVDELRQVLGTDINDAQRKREKMSSVKSDDDLREQKDDTVSTNEIVYKDSSTFLKGTQSSNPHNDYCQHFIDTGQRPQNFIRDVGLADRFEEYPKLRELIKLKDDLISDTATPPMYLKTDLLAYNLKELNCKFDVILIEPPLEEYQRTCGATNVQLWNWDQIMELDIGEVAASRSFVFLWCGSSDGLDMGRFCLRKWGFRRCEDICWIRTNINNPGHSKNLDTKAVLQRTKEHCLMGIKGTVRRSTDGDFIHANVDIDLIISEEPEYGSIEKPVEIFHIIEHFCLGRRRLHLFGRDSTIRPGWLTVGPELTNTNFNTDLYTSYFATNQITTGCTERIEALRPKSPPPKGKVSGRGRGGFNRGRGRGR, from the exons ATGTTGCAGACACTTCGAGAGCGCTCTAAAAAGCGAAAGAAATTATTGGCTCAAACG CTTGGGGTTTCGAGCGTGGATGAGCTTAGACAAGTTTTGGGTACAGACATCAATGATGCACAAaggaaacgtgaaaaaatgtcatctgTCAAGTCGGATGACGACCTTAGAGAACAGAAGGATGACACAGTGTCAACCAACGAAATAGTCTATAAAGATTCTTCTACGTTTCTTAAA GGAACACAATCCTCAAATCCCCACAATGACTACTGCCAACACTTTATCGACACTGGACAACGCCCTCAGAATTTTATACGAGATGTAGGATTGGCGGATCGATTTGAAGAATATCCAAAGTTGCGAGAGCTTATTAAACTTAAGGATGACCTAATTTCAGACACTGCAACTCCCCCCATGTACCTGAAAACCGATCTCCTTGCTTACAATCTGAAAGAACtaaattgtaaatttgacGTTATTCTCATTGAGCCACCTCTTGAAGAATATCAAAGGACATGTGGAGCCACAAATGTACAACTTTGGAATTGGGATCAG atcATGGAGCTCGACATAGGCGAAGTAGCGGCAAGTCGTAGTTTTGTATTCCTCTGGTGTGGTAGTAGCGATGGATTAGACATGGGTAGATTTTGTTTGAGAAAGTGGGGCTTCAGAAGATGTGAAGACATTTGTTGGATACGTacgaatataaataatccTGGACACAGTAAAAATTTAGATACTAAAGCAGTTTTGCAGAGAACAAAAGAGCATTGCCTAATGGGAATTAAAGGGACTGTACGAAGATCTACAGATGGTGATTTTATTCATGCAAACGTAGATATTGATCTGATTATATCTGAGGAACCTGAGTACGGATCTATCGAGAAACctgttgaaattttccacATTATTGAACATTTCTGCCTAGGCAGAAGACG ATTGCATTTATTTGGGCGTGACAGTACGATCAGGCCAGGCTGGCTTACAGTGGGACCAGAATTGACTAATACGAATTTTAACACTGATCTGTACACTAGCTATTTTGCAACTAACCAGATCACAACTGGATGTACCGAAAGAATAGAAGCACTCAGACCCAAATCTCCACCACCGAAAGGAAAAGTCTCTGGCAGAGGGAGGGGTGGTTTTAATCGAGGTCGGGGGAGAGGCAGATAA